The following proteins are co-located in the Malus sylvestris chromosome 13, drMalSylv7.2, whole genome shotgun sequence genome:
- the LOC126596761 gene encoding serine/threonine-protein kinase STY13-like — protein sequence MLEGGAKFTGIIGLTNHGNNYDDLSQGFYHKLHEGEGTNMSIDSMQTSNDGGSVTMSVDNSSVASNTNDSHTRILNHQGLRRRVKDNYSVQQSVNRRGRVTHALSHDQLARALLDSHSLTEGLENYEDWTIDLRKLNMGEAFAQGAFGKLYRGTYNGEDVAIKLLERPENDPERAQLMEQQFQQEVKMLATLKHPNIVRFIGACRKPMVWCIVTEYAKGGSLRQFLAKRQSRSVPLKLAVKQALDVARGFAYVHGLGLIHRDLKSDNLLISSDKSIKIADFGVARIEVQTEGMTPETGTYRWMAPEMIQHRHYTQKVDVYSFGIVLWELITGMLPFQNMTAVQAAFAVVNKGVRPNIPNDCLPVLCEIMMRCWDVNPDVRPSFTEVVRILEHAETEIMTTVRKARFRCCISQPMTTD from the exons ATGTTGGAGGGCGGCGCCAAATTCACTGGAATAATTGGTCTAACCAACCATGGTAACAACTATGATGATTTGTCGCAAGGCTTCTACCACAAACTCCATGAGGGTGAGGGTACCAACATGTCCATTGACAGTATGCAAACGAGCAATGATGGAGGCTCTGTGACCATGTCTGTAGACAACAGCAGCGTTGCTTCAAATACTAATGATTCCCACACTCGCATCTTGAACCACCAAGGGCTGCGGCGACGTGTTAAGGATAACTATTCTGTGCAACAGAGTGTTAATCGCCGAGGAAGAGTCACACATGCTCTAAGTCATGATCAACTTGCTCGAGCTCTACTGGACAGCCATTCCTTGACAGAGGGGCTTGAGAATTATGAGGACTGGACAATTGACTTAAGAAAGCTAAacatgggtgaagcttttgcacAAGGTGCTTTTGGGAAGCTATATAGAGGTACCTACAATGGTGAAGATGttgccatcaaacttttggaGCGGCCTGAAAATGACCCAGAAAGGGCTCAGCTGATGGAGCAGCAGTTTCAACAGGAAGTCAAGATGCTGGCTACATTGAAGCATCCAAACATAGTTCGTTTCATTGGTGCCTGCCGTAAGCCAATGGTTTGGTGCATTGTAACAGAGTATGCTAAGGGGGGTTCACTTAGGCAGTTCTTGGCGAAGCGGCAGAGCCGATCGGTTCCATTGAAATTAGCAGTCAAGCAAGCTTTGGATGTTGCGAGGGGGTTTGCGTATGTTCATGGGCTCGGTCTGATTCACCGGGACTTGAAATCTGACAACCTGTTGATTTCTTCAGACAAATCTATAAAAATTGCTGATTTTGGAGTTGCCCGTATTGAGGTGCAGACGGAAGGAATGACTCCGGAGACTGGGACATACCGCTGGATGGCGCC GGAGATGATCCAGCACAGGCATTATACACAGAAAGTTGACGTTTATAGCTTTGGGATAGTTCTTTGGGAACTTATAACAGGGATGCTTCCATTCCAGAACATGACAGCGGTACAGGCAGCATTTGCAGTTGTGAATAAAGGTGTCCGCCCTAACATTCCGAATGACTGCTTACCTGTTCTTTGTGAGATCATGATGAGATGTTGGGATGTAAACCCTGATGTGAGGCCATCCTTCACTGAAGTCGTTAGAATACTCGAGCATGCGGAGACAGAGATCATGACGACTGTTCGGAAGGCCCGGTTCAGGTGTTGCATTAGCCAACCAATGACAACGGACTGA
- the LOC126595495 gene encoding VQ motif-containing protein 4-like has translation MHQAQTDQTTHQNNIVNILPIKITSPKKQGFKLYERRSTNLKNTLMINTLIPNFQSAFGFSPRHQEIISPSLLNFQSLTLNPVMPLNDYPFDKLAVSPSLGNSSSEEDRAIAEKGFYLHPSSRATTTPRDQEPRLLPLFSVTSPRVSGSSS, from the coding sequence ATGCATCAAGCCCAAACAGATCAGACGACTCATCAGAACAACATTGTCAACATCCTACCAATCAAAATCACCTCACCAAAAAAGCAGGGCTTCAAGCTCTACGAACGGAGGAGCACCAATCTCAAAAACACCCTCATGATCAACACCCTCATCCCCAACTTCCAATCTGCTTTTGGGTTTTCGCCACGTCACCAGGAGATCATATCCCCGAGCTTGCTCAACTTCCAGTCCCTCACCCTTAACCCAGTGATGCCGTTGAATGACTACCCCTTCGACAAGTTGGCAGTGTCGCCGTCACTGGGGAACTCTTCGTCGGAGGAGGACAGGGCGATTGCGGAGAAAGGGTTTTACTTGCACCCGTCGTCGAGAGCTACGACGACTCCGAGAGACCAAGAGCCGCGACTTCTGCCTCTATTTTCGGTCACTTCACCGAGAGTTTCTGGGTCTTCTTCTTGA